AGGCGGCGTTCTCGTCAGCGTCAACCTGGATTTCCCGTTTAACGAGGAAGTGCTGGCCGCCCTGGCCCGGAAACGCGCCACCGGCGAGCTCTCGGCCAACCAGCCCCGGCAGGATTGGCTAGCCGAAATTACCCAGCTCATTGAAGCGGGCCAGGTAACCGTTTTTGTCAGCCAGGTGTTTCCGCTGGAGCAAGTGGCGGCCGCCCACCGCGAAAGCGCCACTTGGCACGTGCGCGGCAAGCTTATCTTGGAAATAAGGAAAGAAGACGAGCCGGCATGAAGCACCTCAAAACGATCAGCGAATTCCACGAATTTATGAAGTTGCCCAAACCGCAACATCCGCTTATCAGCGTGCTCGACATCGGCACCGTGCCGCCCTGGCACGACGAGGAGCCCCTGACGATGCTGCTGGATTTTTATGCTATTTCGGTTAAACGAATGCATAACGTCTACTCAAGATACGGGCAGCATTCGTTCGATTTCAACGAAGGCGTGCTGTCTTTTATGGCGCCCAGCCAGGTATTTAGCATGGCGGTGGCCAACAAAGGCGAAGCCGTAAAAAAATCGGGGTGGGTGGTCTACATCCACCCCGATTTTATCTGGAATACGACCCTGGCCAAAACCATCGAGCGCTACGATTTTTGGGATTACTCGCTCTACGAAGGCCTGTTTCTTTCGGCCAAGGAAGAAGCGACCATCCTCACCATCCTGCTGGCAATCGAGCAGGAGTACAGCGCTAACATTGACCGGTTTAGCAAGCAAATCATTATCTCGCAACTGGAGAGTTTATTAAATTACGCAGACCGGTTTTATCACCGGCAGTTCATTACCCGTGAAAAAGCAAACCACGAGGTGCTGGAACTGCTGGAAACCTTGCTGCACGAGTATTTCAACCGCCCCGATTTGGCCGAACAGGGGCTGCTCACCGTGCGCTACGTGGCCGAACACCTGCACCTGTCGCCCAAGTACTTAAGCAACTTACTGCGCGTAGTAACGGGGCAAAACACCCAGCAGCACATCCATGCGCAGCTGATAGCCAAGGCCAAGGAGAAATTATCGACCACTGCCCTAACCGTGAGCGAAATTGCGTACGGGCTGGGTTTCGAGCACTTGCCCTCGTTCAGCAAGCTGTTCAAAACCAAAACGAACCTGTCGCCGCTGGAATTCAGGGCTTCTTTTCATTAAATAGACTTGTTGCTGAATTAGATAAAAACAGCCCGTCGTGCAGCGCGCAGCGCAGCATAACGGGCTGTTTTGAACGGTTTTTTAGTTAAGAAACCTTTATTAAATTGATCAAAAGACGACCTGAAATTCGCGTGGCCTTGGCTACGCACCGCTGAAAAACGGCTTTATTTCAGCGCGTTGGCCACCACGAAGGCCCCTACCTGGGTGCCCATGGCTTGGCCCTGCGCCGTGGAGGTGCGGAAGTGGTAGCCGGCGTACATCCGCGAGAGGGAATTTTCGGCGGCCGCCTGGCCGAAGCCGGTGTAGCTGCGGGTTTTGCCGGCGTTGCTGGTGAGGGCAAACGCTACGGCGTCGGTGCCGAAGAAGCTTTGCAGCACGGCGGCGGCGGCCCCGCCCGCCGAGCCGTGGCCCGAGGGGTAGTCGGCATCGGGCGGGTTGGGGAAGGCCAGCGGCAGCCAGGCGGCGTCGGGGGCGGTGTTGGGGTTGCCGTCGGTGGCGGCCAGGCGCACGGCCGTGATGGGCCGCCAGCGTCGGTAGGCGTACTTGGCGTCGCACATGGCGATGTAGGAATCGGTTTCGGCCATTTGCAGCTGGGCCAGCAGCCGCACGGTGGCGTAGGCATCGGCGGGCTTGGTGGCCAGGGCGGCGCGGGCCACGCGGAACCAGGCCAGGGGCGAGTTGTCGAGCCAGAACAGGGCGCTGGCGGCCTGGTCGGCCGTGCGGGTGGCGCTGGTGGCCCCGCCCACCGCCTTCACCTCGTTAAAATCGGCGGTGTAGGCGTCCGACGTCAGCGCCGGCGGGGGCCCGGGGCGAAACTGGTTGGCGGCCGTCAGCACGAAGGGCGTCACGTCTTTCCACCCCGCCAGGGCGTAGTAGCCGTTGAACGGGGGCCCGTCGAAGGGGGGAGTGTACTGGTAGTCGCCGGGGTTGGTGCCAATCGGGAACGGCGTTTGGGCGGCATCCGCGCCGTCGTTCGCCCGCTTGGCCAGCACGGCCTTGGCCGCCGCCTGGCCCAGGGCCACGCCCTGCGTTTTGGCAGTGCCGTCGCCGATTTTCGCCAGTGTGGCCGTGTAGAGCGAATCGGCGTAGGCTTTTTCGTCGGGCACCAGCACCACCAGGGCGTCGTGGGCGGCGGCAGCCACCGCGGCGTCGGGCGCGGCGGTGGGCACCAGGGGGCCCTGCAAAGCGTAGGGGGCATTTTTTTGCTGAATGTTGTTCAGCGCGTCGTACATGGCCAGGTTCACGATGGCGTACGCCCGCGCTTCGAGGTGGGGCAGCAAAAAGAAGCCGGTGGCCGGGTTGGTCAGGCGCGTGACAGCCACGGTGGCGGCCTGGTTCCAGGCCAGCACGGCGGTGGGGGCCACCGCGGCGGGGGGGGTATCGGTCACGTCTTTCTGGCAGGACGTGGCCAGCACGATGCCCGCCGCCAACGGCAGGATGGAGGAAAGTAAAAGCAGGTTTTTCATAAAAAAATCAACTGGAAGAGGTGGTTAGAAACGTGGGGGTTGCCGCGCCGGGGCGGCGGGCCTGGGCGGCTGGGGCTTCCCCCGTTCGGGCCCGGCGTGCGGCCGGGCCCGAACGGGGCCCCCACTTGGTCAATGGTCGGCGCGGGCGGGGCGGGCGGCGGTGAGTAGGCGCGGGCCGGCCGGCATTTGGTCGCCGCTCACCTCCGCCAGGCGCTGCTCGGTGGTGCGCAGCTGCACGGCGAAACGGTGCTCCTCGCGGCCGATTCTCACCAGAAAAGCGTAGCGGCCGTCCGGCAAGTCGCTCACGTTGAGCAGCCCCCCGATGCTGGTGGCCGAGCTGTGAGCTGCTCGAACAAGACCCGGCCGTTGGCCCCGATCACCTCGACCCGGCCGGGCCGGCGGGCGGGGTTACAGCCCCAGACCCGGTAGGTCAGGTCGTGGGCCTGGTACACCCCGGCCACGGGGTATCCTGAGCGTGGGCGGCGCGGGCCCCCGGGAGGGCCAGCAGCGCGCTCAGCAGCAGCACGGCGCGCCGCTGGCCCCACCGGGCGGCAACGGGCAAGGAAGCAGGGTTGGGCAACGGGAAAATTTTCATGGCTTTGGAAAGAGGGGTTGAAGCAGAAAAATGGAAGCGTACGGGGACAAGCGCGGCGAATGCAGTGGGTTGGGGCAAGGGGCTTAGCGGCTGGCGTACAGGCGTTGCAGGCGGCGGTCGTGGCCGAGCTGCTGGGCCAGCAGCGTGGGGGCCCCGGCGGCGGCGGGGTCGCGCAGCACGCCCGCCAAGACGTGGTTGAGCTGGCGGGCGGTGCGGCGGCGGCGGCGGCCGGGACGGGCCAGGTCGAGGCAGAGGCCCGCCAGCCGCTCTTCGTACACGAGCCGGTCGTGGCCGTCGTAGAAGCGCACGACGGTGTAGTCGCGGGTCGTAAGGTTGGTTTCGACGTTCCAGTAGCCCGGGCGGGCCGCCGGGGCCTGGGCCCGGGCGGGGCCCGCCAGCGCACCGAGGAGCAATAGCAGCCCAAGGGCCAAGCGGCAGGCGTATGTTTTCATGGTTGGGGGAAATATGAGGGTGGGGAAAAGTGCGCAAAAACGGGCCGGGGGCCGGGCGGCGGGCGGGCTTGCATGGCGGTGGGGGCGGGAAAAGTGGGCGATTTGAACGACTGCAAAGGAGGGGGGCCCCGCCCCGGGCGGCATTTGCGGAAAGGGCAAAAGCGTGTGCGCCCGGAGCGGCGGCATTTGCGCAGGTTGCAAATGCGTTTGGGGAAGTTGCGCGGCCCGGATTTGTGGTTTTCGGGGCAGAAAAACCAGTTTATTTACCCGCTGCCGAACCTGTTTTAAATTGTTATATATATTTTCATTAAATATTCTTCTGCCGCTTGTAACTTGGATAATCCCGGGGCCCTCTGCTCCTTGGTGCAACTCCCCACGCCGGGCCCCAGCGGGGCCGTTGCCCATGAAAATCCACCGCCTACTTGTCCTCGTCTTGCTCTTCGGAACCGGCCTGCTGGGAGGGCCGGCAGCCCGCGCGGCCCCGCCCCTGGGGGCCCCGGCGGCCGACACCCTGCTGCGCCTGACGGCGGCGCAGGTGAACTCCGCCGCCACGCAGCGCCTGGACGATACCGGGCGCTGGCGCTACCGGCCGGGCCGGCCGCCGGGCTGGGCCAGCCCGGCCACCAGCGACCGGGACTGGCGGCCGGCCAACCCCGATTTCCTGGTGGGCCAGGAGCCGCCCGGCTGGCGCGGCACGGGCTGCTTCCGCCTGCGCTTCACCCTCGACCCGGCCCTGCTGGGCCAGGCGCTGGGCCTAGCCGTGTTGCAGCAGGGGGCTTCGGAAATATACCTTGACGGCCAGCGGCTGGGCAGCTTCGGCACCGTAGGCACTACGGCCCGGACTACGCGGGGCCTGGAGCCGCGCTACCGCATGCTGCCGTTTATGCTGCGCACGGCGGGGCCGCACCTACTGGCCGTGCGCTACGCCCGCTTTGGGGCGTGGCCGCCGCCTTACGGCGGCTTTTCCCTGCGCGTAGCCCCGGCCGGGCCCCTGCAGGCCAAGCAGCTGCGCGTCATGCGCCTGCGCTCGCTGCACCTGGTAAACCTCACGGGAACCGGCGTGCTGGCGCTGCTGCACTTCTTCTTGTTCCTGTTTTACCGGCCCCGGCGGGCCAACCTCTACTTCAGCCTCTACGCGGGCATGCTCACGGCTACCAGCCTGCTCGTGTATTTCCGCGCCACGGAGATGGACGTGGCCTTGCTGATGGGGCTCCAGCTGGGCTTCGAGGTCGCGACCCTGCTCAACACCGCTTTGCTGCTGGCCTTCCTCTACTCGGTGTGCGAGGGCTACCTGCCCTGGCGCTGGCTGGCACTGGTGCTGGGGCTGCGCGCGGTGCAGGTGGGCTTGTGGCTCTGGCACCCCGCCAGCCAGGCCCAGGAGTGGCCCCGGCAACCGTTGTTGCTGGCCATTTTTGTGTTGCCGTGGGCCGACATGCTGCGGGTGCTGGGCCGCGCCCTGCGGCGGCGGCAGCCGGGCATTGGGCTGGTGGCGGTGGGCGTGGCGGCCACCATCTTGGTGCAGGTGTTGGCGACCTACGACGTGTTTAAGCTCTGGCCTCCCGGCTCTTCGCTGGCTCATGCGCTCACTATGCAATTCGGCTTTTTGCTGCTGCCAGTGTGCATGTCGGTGTACCTGGCCCGCGAGTTTGCCGCCACCCGCCGCAGCCTAGAGGTGCAATTGCAGCAAGTAGAGCGGCTTTCGGCCCAAGCCCTGGCCCAGGAAACCGAGCGCCGCCGGCTCATCAGCGCCCAGAACGAGCGCCTCGAAGCCACCGTGCAGGCCCGCACCGAGGAAATCAGCCGGCAAAACCACGCGCTGGCCGCCCAGAAAGACGAGATAACCGGCCAGGCCGACCGCCTCCGGGCGATGAACCAGGAGAAGACGCGCTTCTTCACCAACATCACCCACGAGTTCCGCACCCCGCTCACGCTCATGCTGGGGCCCGCCGCCCAAATCGCGGCCGACACCCGCGAGCCGGCCACCCGCCAGCAGGCCGCCCTGGTGCAGCGCAATGCCCAGCGCCTGCTGCACCTCATCAACCAACTGCTCGACCTGAGCCGCCTCGAAGCCGGCCAGCATGCCCTGTGCCTCGCCCCGGGCGACGCGGTGGCCTTCGTGCGCGGGCTGGTGGGCGCGTTTGAGTCGCTGGCCGAGCAGCGCGGCATCGGGTACTCGTTCGAAGCCGACCGGGCCGCGCTGCCCACCGTGTTCGATGCCGATAAGCTGGAAAAAATCCTGGTCAACCTGCTTTCCAACGCCTTCAAGTTCACGCCCAGCGCCGGCGCGGTAGCGGTGGGCCTGCGCGTGGCCAGCCCCCCCGATACCCCCGCCTGGCTGGAGCTGACGGTGCGCGACACCGGCCGCGGCATTGCCCCGGAACACTTGCCGCACGTGTTCGACCGCTTTTACCAGGCCGATGCCTCCGACACCCGCGCGCACGAAGGCACCGGCATCGGCCTGGCCCTGACCAAGGAGTTGGTGGAGCTGCACGGCGGCACCATCGCGCTGGCCAGCGCGCCGGGCCGCGGCACCACCGCCACCGTGCGCCTGCCGCTGCTGCCCGCCGAGGCCCAGTCGGTGCCACTTGCCCGGGTTGGGGCCCCGGCCGGGCCGGCGTTGCCCGCCATCGCCTTGCCCGAAGCCGAGGCCCCGGTCCCCGACCCAGCCCTCCCCGCCGAAGCGCCGCTGGTACTGCTCATCGAAGACAACGCCGACGTGCGCGCCTACCTGCGCGCCGTATTGACCCTCGAATACCACTTGCTCGAAGCCGAAAACGGCGAAGCCGGCGTGGCCCTGGCCCGCGAGCACCTCCCCGACCTCGTGCTCACCGACGCTATGATGCCCCGCCTCGACGGCTACGGTGTGTGCCGGGCCCTAAAGCACGACGAGCGCACCAGCCACATCCCCATCGTCATGCTCACGGCCAAGGCCGACCTTCCCAGCCGGCTCCAGGGCCTCGACACCGGGGCCGACGCCTACCTCACCAAGCCCTTCCAGCGCGAGGAATTGCTGGCCCAGCTGCGCAACCTCATCCACGGGCGCCAGCAGCTCCAGGAAGCGTACCGCCGCGGCCTGGCCAGCCCGCTCCCGCCCGACCCGCCGACGATGGAAGAAGTGTTTCTAGCGCGCGTGCGGCACGCCGTGGAGCAGGCCCTCGACGACGAAACCCTCGACGTGGAAACGCTGGCTGGCACGCTGGCCCTGAGCCGCACCCAGCTGCACCGCAAGCTCAAGGCCCTCACCGGCCAGGCCCCCGGCGACTTCATCCGCCTCGTGCGCCTCACCCGGGCCCACGCCCTGCTGGCCAGCGGCGCGGCCACCGTGGCCGAAGCCGCCTACCAGGTAGGCTACGGCAACCCCGCCAACTTCTCCACCAGCTTCTCGCGCCACTTCGGCTACGCCCCAAGCGAGGCCCGCCGACGGGCCGCCACCGTGAGCAGCTGACGGTGAGCAATTGACAGTTATCGGTGAGCGGTGGGGAGTGCGCCAAAAAGGCCGTCATGCCGAGCTTGTCGAAGCATCTCTCCCGCGCAAGTAATCCAATCGATTGGGTATGCTGCCGCAGTAGAGATGCTTCGACAAGCTCGGCATGACGGCCTTTTTGGCGCACTCCCCACCGCTCACCGATAACTACCTAAAACGCCAGCAGCTCGGCCAGCGCTTCGGCTACTTTGGCGGCGCTGGGCAGCATCATCTTTTCCAGCTCGGCGTTGAGGGGGATGGCGGGCAGGTTGGCAGCCCCGAGGGTGAACACGGGCGCGTCGAGGGCCATGAAGCAGTGGCGCTGGATGCGGCCGGCCAGGCTTTCGGCGAAAGAGTTCATCAGCGGCTCTTCGGTGAGGACCAGCACTTTGCCGTGGCGAGCTACGGCGGCCTGCACCCCCGCAAAGTCGAGCGGGTTGAGGGTGCGCAGGTCGAGGATTTCGACGCGGCCGGGGAAGTCGCGGCTGGCCGTGCGGGCCCAGTGCACGCCCATGCCGTAGGCAATGACCAGGGCCGTGTCGCCGCGGCGCAGGTGCGCCGGGTCGGCGGCCTGGGCCACGGCGGCCTGGCCCAACGGAACGACGTAGCCGGCGGCGGGCTCCAGGGTTTTGGCCTCCTCGGTGCCCGGCACCTTGCTCCAGTACAGCCCCTTGTGCTCGAGCATGATGACCGGGTTCGGGTCCAGAAACGCTGCCCGCATCAGCCCTTTCATGTCCGCCGCGTTGCTGGGGTACACCACCTTGATGCCGCGGATGGTGAGCAGCGTGCTTTCGATGGAGCCCGAGTGGTAGGGACCGCCGCCGCCGTAGGCCCCGATGGGCACCCGAATCAGCGCCGGCACCGGGAACTTGCCCATGCTTAGGTAGCACGACTTCGACAGTTCCTCCACCAGCTGGTTCAGCGCAGGCCAGATGTAGTCGGCAAACTGGATTTCGACGATGGGCCGGGCCCCCACGGCGGCCATGCCGGCCGTGCTGCCCACGATGTACGCCTCCTGAATGGGCGTGTTGAAGACGCGCTTGTCGCCGTACTTTTTAGCCAGCAGCGCGGCCTCGCGGAACACGCCGCCCAGCTCGCCGCCCACGTCCTGCCCGTAAAACAGGGCCTCGGGAAACTCGGCCAGAATATCGTCCACGGCGTGCAGGGCGGCGTCCACCATCAGCACTTTTTCGGCGCCGGCGGGGGCCCGCTCGCCGGCCTCTTGGGTCACGGCGGGCGGGGCAAACTCGTGGTCGGCGAAGGTGGCCGGGTCGGGGTTGGGGGCGGCCAGGGCCAGGGCCCAGTCGGCGGCCACGGTGACCCGGGCCTGGGCGGCGAGGGCAGCCAGCTCGGCCTCGGTGGCGCCGGCGGCCAGCAGGCGGCGGTGCAGGCGGGGCAGCGGGTCCTGGGTTTGGTGCTGGGCCAGGTCGTCGCCGCGGTACCACTCGCGGCGCACGCCGCTGGTGTGGTGGCCCAGCAGCGGGCACTTGGCGTGCACCAGGGCGGGGCCCCGGCGCTGGCGCACGTGGGCGTAGGCCTCGGCTAGCCCTTTGTAAGAGGAAATAAGGTCGGCCCCGTCTACCCGCACGCGGTGCAGGCCGGGAAAGCCGGCGGCAAATTCGTAGGCGTCCATGGCCCGCATTTCCGGCCCGGTCGCCGAGATGCCCCAGTCGTTGTCCTGCACCAGGTACACGATGGGCAGCTGGTGCAGCACGGCCATTTGCAGGGCCTCGCTCACCTCGCCCTCGGTCATGGCCCCGTCGCCGATGGAGCACAGCACCAGCGGCGGCAGCGGTGCGGGGGCCTCGTCGGGGTCGGCGCGGGTGCCCAGCAGCGGGCGCAGGGCCTCTTGCAGCCAGGCGCCGTTGGGGCCCCCGGCGTCGGCCAGGGCGGGGGCCGGGCGCAGGCCCTGCCCTTCCAGGTAGGCCAGGGCGTGGGCCATGCCGGTGGCCGGAATGGCCTGCATGCCCGTGGCCGAGCTTTGGTGCGGCATGACCGGCACGCCCGGCCGCCGCAGCGAGGGGTGCGCGTAGTAGGTGCGCCCGCCGCTGAATGGGTCGTCGCCTTTGGCCAACAGCTGAAGCATCAGCTCGTAGGGCCGCAGGCCCAGGCCCAGCAGAAAGGCGTCGTCGCGGTAGTACGGGGCGGCGTAATCGGTTTCCGAGAGCAGAAACGCGGCGGCGAGCTGCACGGCTTCGTGGCCGCGCGCGGTGGCGTGCACGTAGCGGGCGGCCACGGCTTTCTGGTCTTCGTAGAGCGCCGCCATGGCGGCAGCGGTGTGCATCAGGGCGTAGGCGCGGCGCAGCATCGCGGGGGTGAGGTCCTCGGCGGCAACGGCCAGCGGGGCGGGGTGAGACAGCATACAGGGGTGGGCGGGTGGGCCCCCCAAAGGTACGGGCGGCGGGGCCGGACCGGATGGGGCCGTACTTTTGGGGGCCCTACTTTTTGCCCCTTCACCCGCCCGGCCCCACGCCGGTCCTGCTCGTGCCCACCTCCCCCACCGTTCGCCCCGAAATTGAAGCCTGGCTGGCCGATTTCCAGCTCCGCCTCTGCGCCCACCTCGAAGCCGCCGACGCCGGGCCCGCCCGCTTCGGCACCGACGCCTGGGAGCGCCCCGGCGGCGGCGGCGGCCGCAGCAAAGTGCTCGAAAACGGTGCCATCCTCGAAAAAGGCGGCGTGGGCTTCTCGGCCGTGTGGGGCGCCATGAGCGAGGCCGCCGCCCGCCAACTGCACATGCCCGACCCGCACTTCTACGCCACCGGCGTGAGCCTGGTGCTGCACCCGCGCAGCCCGCGCGTGCCCATCGTCCACATGAACGTGCGCTACTTCGAGGCTGGCAACGGCGAGGCCTGGTTCGGCGGCGGCATCGATTTGACGCCCATTTACGTGGACGAAGCCCAGGCCCAACGCTTCCATCAGCGCCTCAAGGCGGTGTGCGACCAGCACAACCCGGCGTACTACCCGCGCTTCACGCGCTGGGCCGACGATTACTTCTACCTGCCCCACCGCCAGGAAACCCGCGGCGTGGGCGGCATTTTCTTCGACCGCCTCACGGTGGGCCCCGACGGCACGGCCGAGGAATTATTCCAACTGATGAAGGACGTGGCCGAGCTGTTTGGGCCTTTTTACACCGAAATCATGGCTGAAAACTACGCCCTCCCCTTCGGCCCCGCCGAAGAGGCCTGGCAAACCATCCGCCGCGCCCGCTACGCCGAATTTAATTTGGCCTTCGACCGCGGCACCCGCTTCGGCCTCGAAACCGGGGGCCGCACCGAGTCCATTCTCATGAGCCTGCCCCCGCGCACCGGCTGGAGCTACCAGCCCCACCCGCCCGCCCCCGGCACCCCGGAGGCCACCACCCAGGCCTGGCTGCGCAAGGGCGTCGATTGGATTGACCATGTTTAGGGCGCTCTCTTCCCTCGACGACCAGCTGCTGCTGGCCGTGAACCACGCCCGGGGCCCCGCCCTCGACGCGGTGATGACCTTCGCCTCGAACCGCCTGGTGTGGTTTCCGTTTTACGCCCTGCTCATCGGGTGGCTGGTCTGGCATTTTCGGCGGCGCGCCCTGCTGCTGCTGCCGCTGGTGGTGACGGCCGTGGCCCTGGCCGACAGCATCACGAGCCGCTTCTTCAAGCCGTTTTTTGCCCGCCTGCGGCCTTGCCACAACCCCGCCCTGGAGGCCCAGCTGTACCTGCCCGACGGCTGCGGCGGGCAGTACGGCTTCATGTCGTCGCACGCGGCTAACGGCTTTGCACTGGCCGTGTTCCTGCTCCTCGCGCTGCCCGCCGGCCGCTACCGGGCCCTGAAAACGGGGGTGTTTCTGTGGGCCATCCTCCTCTCCTACAGCCGCATCTACCTGGGGGCCCACTTCCCCACCGACGTGCTGGGCGGGGCCCTCATCGGCGCCGGTCTGGGCTGGGGGGCCGCGGCACTCTTCCGCCGGCATACCGGGCCCCGGGGCCGCTGGGCATCCCTGGGGCGCGCCTGAGTTTATAGTTGTCGGTTATTCGTTGTCGGTTGTCAGCAAGAGAGTAATGCTCTGACTAACCACTGACAACGAATGGCTGACAGTTACTTTTGGCATAACTGCTAACACCGGGGGCCCCGCGACTGATGCTGCGGGGCCCCCGGTGTTACTTTTTGCGGCTGCCGGTGTGGCCGTCGCCGTGGTCGCCCTGGCCGGGCTTGCTGGTCTTTTTGGCGTCGTGCTTGTCGTCGCACGACAGCGAATGATTCAAATCGACGGACGTGTCGATTTCGCCGTCTTTGTTGCGCCGGATGTAGCGCTTATCGCCGGGGGTTGGTTCGATTTCTTCGCGTTTGCTGGACATGGCGGGCGGGGAAAAGTAAAAAAAGAATTTTTCTTGCAACGCAATGGCCCGCAATAAGTTACTGCCGAGCTAAAGCTAGAGCGCGGGCTTCACCTCGAAGGTGAAGGTGGTGCTGCCGGTTTGGCCGTTGGGAGCCAGGGCCTGCACCACCACCAGGTAGCGGCCGGCTTGGTCGGAGGTGAAAAACTTCAGTTCCTGCGGCTGGCGGGCCGCCAGGCGCACGTCGGGGTTCCAGTAAAGCAGGTTGCGCAAATCGGGCAAGCGGCTGCGCTGCTGGGCCTCGGTGTCGTAGCGCGGGGCGTAGAACTCGCGCGGCACTTGCAGGCCCTCGTACTCTTCGATCAGGGCGCGCGGGTTGAGCGGGAAGCCGCCCAAGTCGCCCTGGTAGGTGGTGTAGCTCACCACGCCGTCGTACACGGCGGGCCCCAGGAAGTAGCGGCTGGCCATCACGTCGAGGTCCTTGATTTTCAGCGGGTCGAAGGCCATCACCTGGTTGATGTCGAAGATGGGCAGGCCGTCGAGGAGCGTGAGCGGGTTCTCGCGCAGCACCGCGTGGTGGGGCCGGTCGACGACCAGAAAGTGGAAGCCGTCCTTGCGCTTGCGCACCAGCACGCCGGGCACGTACTCGCGCATGACCTCCTCCACCGTGGGGAAGCGGGTGTAGTCGTCGAGCCGGTAGTGCTCGTCGGGCCGGCCGTAGAACGCCACCGTGTCGCCCGGCACGGGCCGGAACTGCGGCGCGGCCGCCTCAAACACCTGCCGCACCTGCCCTTGCAGGTGGCGCTCGGCCAGCCCCGGGGCCCAGCGGGCGGGCAGCGGCGGCAGCCCCGGCACGGGGGCCCCACCGCCGGCCGTGAACGGGCTCAGCAGCTCGACGCGGTACAGGCTGTCGCGCAGCGGGTTGGTTTGGAGCACCAGCTTGCGCACGCCGTAGAAATTGGGCACCTCAAACTGCATCCGGCCTCCGGCCTGGCTCAGCGCGTTGTCGAACCAAAACGCGCGGCCGGGCAGCGACAGGTACGCCGCCACGCCGGGCGCGGGGGCCCCGTCGGGCCGGGGCATCGTCGGGTTCCTCAACTGGCAGGACCGGTGCGTCGCCGGCTAGCAGCTGCGTTTGCAGCGGTGGGCCAGCCGTCACGAACACGCGCTGGGTGGCCTCGTCGAGGGCGAAGTGCAGGCGCGCCCGCCCCAGCACCTGCGTGAGGGCGGCCACCAGCGGCAGCCGGTCGGCTTGCAGACGCACCACCACCGTGTCGGTAGTGGCGGGGTTGAAAAAGAAGCGGTAGGGCGTTTGGGCTTCGATGCGCTGGGCGAACTGCTCGAAGGGCAGGCCACGGAAGTCGCCGCTCACCACCGGCGGGTCCGGCTGGGGCCCCGTGGCCTGGGCCCAGGCCACGGGGCCGAGCAGCCACAGGCAGCAGCACAAAAAAAACGGGTAGCGTTTGTTCATAAAGCAGGAAAGGACCGGACGGAACCGCGGCTACGACCGCAGCGAATAGTAGTAGCGCAGCGCGCGCGGCGGAGGCGGCCCGCTCGGCGGCCGAAAACTTAAGGCCCTGCTGGCGGGCGTAGCGCTGCACCTCGGCCTGGTGGGCGGGCAGCAGGGCGAGCAGCTTTTTTAGGCTCGTGAGCTAGGCGGTGGCGGTGGCCGTGCGGGCAAACACCTGGTCGGTTTGCTGGTATTCCTGGGCCAGGTTTTGGCTGATGGTGACGCGCTGCACCTGCTTGTGGTGGCGGGCCAGCAGGCGCACGGGGCCGTCCACGAGCAGCTCGTAGAAGCCCGCGGGCAGAGCCCCGGCGGCCAGCGTATCGCCGCCCGCCACGCGCACGAAACGGTGGGC
This genomic stretch from Hymenobacter sp. PAMC 26628 harbors:
- a CDS encoding alpha-ketoacid dehydrogenase subunit alpha/beta; translation: MLSHPAPLAVAAEDLTPAMLRRAYALMHTAAAMAALYEDQKAVAARYVHATARGHEAVQLAAAFLLSETDYAAPYYRDDAFLLGLGLRPYELMLQLLAKGDDPFSGGRTYYAHPSLRRPGVPVMPHQSSATGMQAIPATGMAHALAYLEGQGLRPAPALADAGGPNGAWLQEALRPLLGTRADPDEAPAPLPPLVLCSIGDGAMTEGEVSEALQMAVLHQLPIVYLVQDNDWGISATGPEMRAMDAYEFAAGFPGLHRVRVDGADLISSYKGLAEAYAHVRQRRGPALVHAKCPLLGHHTSGVRREWYRGDDLAQHQTQDPLPRLHRRLLAAGATEAELAALAAQARVTVAADWALALAAPNPDPATFADHEFAPPAVTQEAGERAPAGAEKVLMVDAALHAVDDILAEFPEALFYGQDVGGELGGVFREAALLAKKYGDKRVFNTPIQEAYIVGSTAGMAAVGARPIVEIQFADYIWPALNQLVEELSKSCYLSMGKFPVPALIRVPIGAYGGGGPYHSGSIESTLLTIRGIKVVYPSNAADMKGLMRAAFLDPNPVIMLEHKGLYWSKVPGTEEAKTLEPAAGYVVPLGQAAVAQAADPAHLRRGDTALVIAYGMGVHWARTASRDFPGRVEILDLRTLNPLDFAGVQAAVARHGKVLVLTEEPLMNSFAESLAGRIQRHCFMALDAPVFTLGAANLPAIPLNAELEKMMLPSAAKVAEALAELLAF
- a CDS encoding vanadium-dependent haloperoxidase; this encodes MKNLLLLSSILPLAAGIVLATSCQKDVTDTPPAAVAPTAVLAWNQAATVAVTRLTNPATGFFLLPHLEARAYAIVNLAMYDALNNIQQKNAPYALQGPLVPTAAPDAAVAAAAHDALVVLVPDEKAYADSLYTATLAKIGDGTAKTQGVALGQAAAKAVLAKRANDGADAAQTPFPIGTNPGDYQYTPPFDGPPFNGYYALAGWKDVTPFVLTAANQFRPGPPPALTSDAYTADFNEVKAVGGATSATRTADQAASALFWLDNSPLAWFRVARAALATKPADAYATVRLLAQLQMAETDSYIAMCDAKYAYRRWRPITAVRLAATDGNPNTAPDAAWLPLAFPNPPDADYPSGHGSAGGAAAAVLQSFFGTDAVAFALTSNAGKTRSYTGFGQAAAENSLSRMYAGYHFRTSTAQGQAMGTQVGAFVVANALK
- a CDS encoding helix-turn-helix domain-containing protein, which gives rise to MKLPKPQHPLISVLDIGTVPPWHDEEPLTMLLDFYAISVKRMHNVYSRYGQHSFDFNEGVLSFMAPSQVFSMAVANKGEAVKKSGWVVYIHPDFIWNTTLAKTIERYDFWDYSLYEGLFLSAKEEATILTILLAIEQEYSANIDRFSKQIIISQLESLLNYADRFYHRQFITREKANHEVLELLETLLHEYFNRPDLAEQGLLTVRYVAEHLHLSPKYLSNLLRVVTGQNTQQHIHAQLIAKAKEKLSTTALTVSEIAYGLGFEHLPSFSKLFKTKTNLSPLEFRASFH
- a CDS encoding hybrid sensor histidine kinase/response regulator transcription factor — protein: MKIHRLLVLVLLFGTGLLGGPAARAAPPLGAPAADTLLRLTAAQVNSAATQRLDDTGRWRYRPGRPPGWASPATSDRDWRPANPDFLVGQEPPGWRGTGCFRLRFTLDPALLGQALGLAVLQQGASEIYLDGQRLGSFGTVGTTARTTRGLEPRYRMLPFMLRTAGPHLLAVRYARFGAWPPPYGGFSLRVAPAGPLQAKQLRVMRLRSLHLVNLTGTGVLALLHFFLFLFYRPRRANLYFSLYAGMLTATSLLVYFRATEMDVALLMGLQLGFEVATLLNTALLLAFLYSVCEGYLPWRWLALVLGLRAVQVGLWLWHPASQAQEWPRQPLLLAIFVLPWADMLRVLGRALRRRQPGIGLVAVGVAATILVQVLATYDVFKLWPPGSSLAHALTMQFGFLLLPVCMSVYLAREFAATRRSLEVQLQQVERLSAQALAQETERRRLISAQNERLEATVQARTEEISRQNHALAAQKDEITGQADRLRAMNQEKTRFFTNITHEFRTPLTLMLGPAAQIAADTREPATRQQAALVQRNAQRLLHLINQLLDLSRLEAGQHALCLAPGDAVAFVRGLVGAFESLAEQRGIGYSFEADRAALPTVFDADKLEKILVNLLSNAFKFTPSAGAVAVGLRVASPPDTPAWLELTVRDTGRGIAPEHLPHVFDRFYQADASDTRAHEGTGIGLALTKELVELHGGTIALASAPGRGTTATVRLPLLPAEAQSVPLARVGAPAGPALPAIALPEAEAPVPDPALPAEAPLVLLIEDNADVRAYLRAVLTLEYHLLEAENGEAGVALAREHLPDLVLTDAMMPRLDGYGVCRALKHDERTSHIPIVMLTAKADLPSRLQGLDTGADAYLTKPFQREELLAQLRNLIHGRQQLQEAYRRGLASPLPPDPPTMEEVFLARVRHAVEQALDDETLDVETLAGTLALSRTQLHRKLKALTGQAPGDFIRLVRLTRAHALLASGAATVAEAAYQVGYGNPANFSTSFSRHFGYAPSEARRRAATVSS